The Cylindrospermum stagnale PCC 7417 genome segment TTTTGTCCACTTAACTTATCTTAACCCCGTACGCTGCGAACGAGCTAAGGGCTGACCTCTACAGAACGCCAAAGAACTTTGCAGAGTAAAACCACACAAAGTTTACGGGATACTTCAAGTGATTTATCCGCAGACAAAATATTATTTATTACTATTTACAGCGTGATGAAATCTTTGACTTGATGAAAGTCTGGATTATGAGGATCTATCTTTTGAGAAAGCATAGCAATCCATTGTGAGTCGGTTATGGTATGAAAAGTATGAAATTCCCCAGGTTCGATTATAAAATTATCACCTTTTTTTGCCACGAACACAGTTGATTGACCAGAAGATAAATTCTCTACGCTTACTTTTATCTCACCGGAAATAATGAAAAAAAGTTCAGATGTTTCTTTGTGATAGTGCTTGCCTCTGATTTTATTAGCCAGGGTTTCAACATAATTCACCTCAGCCCATCCATCTTGCGCTATTTGCAAAAAATAACCACGATCATCTGAGTTCATACTGTGGGAAGACAATTTTTTCATCTTACCGTTAGCTTTTAAATATGATTATGATTAATATATCAATTCAATGAATAAAAACCTACTACTCATTTATAGATTTTTTTGCTAATTTTTGTTTTGTGCCATCGAAAAATCTTTTTAAACAAAATTGACCTATGAACGCCAACTCCTCATCAAGAATACCTGTTGCTTTAACCATTGCCGGTTCAGATAGCGGCGGTGGTGCGGGAATTCAAAGTGATTTACGCACCTTTGCTTTTCATTGTGTCCACGGCACTAGTGCTATCACCTGCATTACAGCCCAAAATACTGTAGAGGTGAGGCGAGTCGATGCGATGCCAACTGAGGCGGTTGTGGCGCAAATTCAAGCAGTAGTTGAGGATATCGGCGTACAGGCTGTAAAAACGGGAATGTTACTCAACCAAGAAATTATCTCTGCTGTTGCCCAGCAACTGGAAGCTTTACAAATTGCTAACCTAGTGGTTGATCCGGTGATGGTGTCACGCACAGGGGCACAATTGATTGATGATCAGGCTGTGAGTACTCTGTGCCATGCCCTCATTCCCCAAGCTGCTATTATTACGCCAAATCGCTACGAAGCTGAGATTTTGAGCGGTTTAGAGATTGATTCTCTAGAGAAAATGCGACTAGCTGCCCAAATCATTCACCAAAATTTAGGGACAAAGGCTGTTTTAGTCAAAGGTGGAGGAATGCAGGGAAATTTGCGTGGTGTTGATATCTGGTTTGATGGGCAAAGGTGGGAAACTTTGACGACAAAACAAGTAGATACGAAAAACACTCACGGTACTGGTTGTACCCTATCAGCTGCGATCGCTGCTAATCTGGCCTTGGGCAAAGATTTGTGGTCAGCAGTGCAACAGGCAAAGCAGTATGTCACCACCGCACTTACCTACTCCCTCAACATTGGCAAAGGACAAGGCCCTGTAGGACATTTTTTCCCCTTGTTGCAAAATAGCGCTGAGAAAGACAATTCCTTGTAAGGCTGGTAAAATCTCCAACTTCCTGCCCTACTTTGTTATTAAAATCTTTGCCTCTGGGTATTTTTCTATTATTGTTGTTGGGCATAGTTTCAGGACAAACTATACTCTGGTAGTATCTCTTGTTAATCTAAATTACTTTATTTTGATACCAAGCCACCGATGCGAACAACCACAGGTTCTGTTCACAGCCACCCACCCACTACTCCAGGCTACTCCCCCTCTGTACCACTTTCTGTATACCGGGAATTGACAGCGGAGTTACAAGCAACACAAGCCAAATCTGATGCACTCACAGCTAAAAATCACCAACTAGCTCAAGAAAATCAACTACTCCGCCAAGAAATTGCTAAGGTAGTTGAGTCTTGTTTACAGCTGCAAAAGTTGGTTGATTCCTCTGCCGCACCCGTTTCTCCACCAGTGCCTCGTGCTGCTACCCAGGCGAAAAGTCCAACCAAGCATCCAGCAAATCCAGCGCCTCCACGTCAGCAAGCAAACCGTGTTCCTCCCCAAAAAAGCCGCCGCGATGACTTTGTGGACACGAGTTTCCCAATTCGAGAACCTGTCTTTATTGAAGAACAAGAAGTCCGTTATTATGCTGTCCCCAAGCCTGAGGTAAAGGAACTCAGTGGCTGGTTGTTAGTCTTCACCATCTTTTTCATTATGGTGACTGCTTTTGGTGCTGGGTATTTAGTTGTGCGTCCCTTGTTTGCAAATCAGAATAATTAGCTGATATGAACACGGCTACCAGTGGGGGGTTGTGAAGTAGCTGGGAAAATTCTCTTGGTATTAGAACTGTTCAGGCAGAGCATTTACGCGCCTGGTTCAAACAAGTACCACTATAGTTACAGCTTCAGACAGCGAATCTGGTTAGATATATAAACGAAGCTATTAGAAGTCAGGAGTGAAAAAATGAAAAAAGTAGAAGCTATTATCCGTCCATTTAAGCTTGATGAAGTGAAAATCGCTTTAGTCAATGCGGGAATTGTGGGTATGACTGTTTCTGAAGTTCGGGGTTTCGGACGGCAAAAGGGTCAAACTGAGCGATATCGGGGTTCGGAATACACGGTTGAGTTTCTGCAAAAGCTGAAGGTAGAAATCGTTGTGGAAGACAGCCAGGTTGATATGGTGGTAGATAAAGTTATCGCCGCCGCCCGTACTGGTGAAATTGGTGATGGTAAAATTTTCATCTCACCTGTTGAGCAAGTGATTCGGATTCGTACCGGAGAAAAGAACACAGAAGCTGTCTAAATACTGAGTTTCTAGATAATGGGCGTTGCTGAATGAGGGGATGAAGGATGGCGAGTTTATTGCTTCATCTCTGGAATCAGCAACGTTTTTTGTTGAATTAGGTATATTTAGTTTTATAACTGGAGAATAATATGGCGCGTCCACCTATTCATCCCGGCGAAATTCTGGCTGATGAACTGCATGAATTAGGAATGAGTGCGAGTGATTTAGCCTGTTTCCTTCATGTCCCTAAAAATCGGATTACAGAAATAATTAATGGTAAAAGGTCAATTACTGCTGATACTGCATTACGTCTAGGACGATGGTTTGGTACTGGGGCTGAACTTTGGATGAATTTGCAAAAAAATTATCACCTCAGGCTTGTTGAACAAAAAATTGGTAAAGAAATTAAACTAACTATTTCCCCTCGGTTATCAACGCAGAATATACAAGTTACAGCCTAAAATGTGGCTGGTAGCAGTTGATGATTAAATTTTAAAGGGATATTTTATTTTGTGGTGAGAGGTTTTATCGAATACAGGGCTATTTCGTTCTAGACATAACCCGCCCTGAACTGAAGTTCCGGGCTAATAACTAAAGTCCGTTAAAACGGACTAGAAATTTCTTTTAGTCGACTTTAGACTTTAGACTTTAGACGACTTTCGCTATTAGACTCATAATTCATTCAGAGGCGGGCTTTAGTTCTGGGATGTTTATGTCGAGAACGAAATAAACCTGAACAACTACCGTATTAACCTAGATAGAATTTTCTAACCAGTTCTCTAATTGCAAGTTGGGGATATTAGTAAAATCTTTGATGTTATTAGTTACGAGAATATCATTGCGAGAACGAGCAACAGCAGCAATTAAAGCATCTAATTCTCCAGTTGGCTTACCAATTTTTTTTAGTTCACCTTGAATCTTGCCAAATTCAATAGCGGCATCTACGTCAAATGTTTCTATGGGTAATAAGTCAGTAAACTGTCCTAGAGTTTCTAGATTCTTGGTAACCTGTTGAGAAAAGTAAACGCCTTTATAAAGTTCCGCAACTATAATTGTAGATAGATAACATTGGCTAAAGTAGCGATTAAATCTATTCACCGCTTGGGGGTTCTCTTTGAGCAGTGCAATGCAAATGTTAGTGTCTAACAGATACATTAACCGTTATCCTGATTATCAATCGAGTCTAGGTTTCTACCTTGATAAGTGTGGCGTTGTTGGTCAATTTTTGCAAATATTTCTGTTAAATCTGGTTGAGTTTTCCACGCACCAAATAACTTATTTAGTTTAGCTAATCTCTCTTCTTCTGTTAAATGTAGTTTTGGTTCGGGTATTGGCTTTTCAATAAATTCCAAATCAATTATTATTTCTGTTCCATCAGGAATGTTATTTAGTTGCTCTAAAACTTCAATAGTTTGACCGCGTTTTATACCTTTAATTTTCATGTTTGCTTATATTGTAAATTGTGCTATGTAACTACTATCGTAGCATATTTATTCTCGTCACTTATGTAAATTTGTAAATAAAAAGGTATAAATAAGAATTACACCTTGATTCAACAAAACCCAAAAACCTACTATACTGTGCGGTGAAAAATTATGACATTATATTTTTATGCTGATGAAACTAAATTTTATTTAGACAATCATGATGGGACAACTACAAATGCTTACGGCTATGGGGTGCTAATAACGAGATATTCTGTGGAAGATACATCTGTAATTATAGAAGCTTTAAATAATTTAAGGCAAGATCCAGATATTAACAAACCGGAATTTATAATATCTGATAAAAGAACTCTTGACAGAGCGTATTTTCATGCTTCTGACGACAGCCAAAACGCTCATAGTCATTTATGTACAGCTATCAGAGAATATATACAAGGAAAATTTCGTTATGATTATGATGATAAAAATAAATATGAAGATATTCTTACTCTCTCTTGTTTAGAATTTACTTGCAGAAATGAACCTATCGTACTTGTCGTAGAACAAAGAATTGATTTTCAACAACCCGATGCAGATAAATGGAAAGAGGATGCCTATAGAGATATTGAAAAAAGTCTGGTTAAACTACCAGATAGTCCGGCTTATTTTCCAGAAATAAAAGTTGAAATTAAGAAGAAAGAAAATGCGGGACTTCAGGTAACTGATTTTATTCTTTGGGCTATCAATCGAACAAAAAAGAAAAAGCCAGATACAAAATGGTATGACAGATTAAAATTTGTATCCTCTAGTAGCTTTCAAATAGAAAATAATTTATTTACAGGAGGAGAATATATACTAAAGCAAGACTTATATGAGAATATCTCATATTTTCGATACCCTCAATCATGTTTTCCTCTCAAAGATTTACCTAATAATTTCTTGGATTTAGTAGATCTATACTTATTTATTGAACAACAATTATTAAAAATTCATTGTGGTGTTATTCCAAATCATGTTTTACATCTTCAAGACAAACTAACCAAAGCCGTTAAAAATTTTAATTTTACTGATAAAGGACAATTAAATAACACAAAAATAATCCAAAAAATTGCTTCGATTTACATTAGATTATTTGATACATTTCCACTATATCAAAATTTGCTAGAAGATGATTCTAGTCAATGGTCAAAGTTTTTACTATCTAGGAAATTCGCATCTAAGTTATTGTTTCAAGAAGATTCTAACGTTCAAATATTCTGTCATCAGCTTGTTGAGTATAAACTTAGAAACTCTTCAAGAGGATAAATTTTAGCATAGATCACGAAAGGCAATTAGTTTATGCAAAAGTCAAATGCTTCTCTGGTAAGTAAAAAATAGGATCATAGCCGAAACCGCCATTACCACGGGTTGCAGTCAAAATTTCGCCACGAGATACACCTTGAAATTGTCAAGCGAGCACGCCATGCTGCCTTGGTGCAGATCGCCCTATTTCTAATTTATTAGGATTTACGAATTGACAGAAAATAGCAAATATGGAGTATGGTTTGTATCGTTAAAAATCATGATTCGTGCGTTAGGGAACGCACCCTACAGGTTGGGTTCCCTAAGGCATCAAACAAGCCTAAAAAGTCCTATTTACTCGTCGCTAGCTTTCCCCAAGCGTTCGGGATTTTGCACACCAGTTAGACGATTCCAAAGCAGATAGTCGATTTCAGTCTTGGGTACATACCAGTTATCGGGCCCTGCTTCCATCCCACCCATTGCGGTAAACTCATGGCGTTCCGAGTCATTTAAATCAATGTACTTCGCGCCTTGTTCCAAACGACTTCCGGGGGGTAACAGTGTAATTTGCTTGAGTTCGTCGTCTGTATATTCTGGGAGTTGGTTATGCAGTTCCTTGATTTCAAAAGCATTCAGGGCTGCTTTTTCGGGATCTGATTCCGCAGTACCGTAATTTTGACCGGCTTTAGGTTGTGGATTCAGGTCTTTTTGCCACTCGTCAGGCTTACCATCTTTTGGACGCCCTTGTTTTTGAGTCTGCGCCATTGCAAATTTCTCCTTCTGCCTTACTACTAGTAAGCCTGATGGGATTTTTGCTGCCTACTGCCAAAAGAAGGAATTGAAAACCTGTTTTTTCAGTATGAGTCTAACTCAAGACTTTTGCCAATTGCGGAATTAAAGCTTTCAATGCCTTACCCCGATGACTAATTGATTTTTTCTCTTCTGGTGTCATTTGGGCAAAAGTCAATTGCTTTTCTGGTACATAAAAAATAGGATCATAGCCAAAACCGCCATCACCACGGGTTGCTGTCAGGATTTCGCCACGACATACACCTTCAGATTGTAAAGCGATCGCACCATCAGGATTAGCGATCGCAATTGCACAGGCAAACTGCGCTTGACGATTAACTCCATCACCCAATTCCCGCAATAGTCTAGCAATGCGTTCTGCGTCGGTGTTGCCATATCGGGCAGAATATACCCCTGGTGCGCCATTCAGGGCGTCTACTTGCAAGCCAGAATCATCAGCAATCGCCCAATTTCCTGTAGCTTTGGCAATTTCTGAGGCTTTAAGACAGGCATTAGCAGCAAAGGTTTCACCTGTTTCTTCAACGTCTAATTCTTCCGGTTTGAGGGTTAATTCCCAACCAGAATCAGCGAGGTAAGCTTGCATTTCCCGCAATTTACCTGGATTTCCTGTAGCGACTACGAGTAATTTAGTCATTAGTCATTAGTTATTGGTCATTGGTCATTGGTCATTAGTCATTGGCTAATTAATAGACCGCTTGCAAAAATCCTAATTCATTGATAAACCACATAAACACACCTTGATTTATTTGGATTTATCTGTGTTTATCTGTGGTTTAAGTTTCCTAAAATTGACTTTTGCAAGAGGTCAAATAATGTTATTCCGCCCAGGTTTTTGCCCAAGCGAGAGTTTGATGCACTTGTTCCAGTGTGGGGGCTTCACAGTAGAGGCGTAACACTGGTTCAGTACCGCTAAAGCGAATCATTAACCAACTTTGATCGGCTAGGCGGAATTTATAACCGTCAATTGTTTGACAACCAATCACGGCTTTTCCGGCAATTTCAGTTAAAGGTTGAGTTTGCAGTTGTTGCAATAACCGCTGTCTCACAGACATACTTGCTAGGGGTAAATCGATGCGATCGTAAGCTGAGGTGAAATTAACTTGTTTTTGCAAGTAGCGATAATAATCACCTAAATCTAGCCCAGATTCAACTACCGCCTCTAACACATACAATGCCGACAGCAGGGCATCCCGTTCGGGAATATGGCTACCATAGCCAATTCCTCCCGACTCTTCGCCGCCTAATAATACATCTGCGGCTAACATTCTATCGGCAATGTATTTGTAACCAACTGCTGTTTCAAACACCGACAGGTGATGGTGTTTGGCTACAAGGGGGATTAAGTCAGAACCACTCACTGTTTTGACGATTTCGCCGCTAAAGCTGCGCCTTAGGGTTAAGTGGTCAATTAAGATCGGGATTAATATTTGGGAACTCAAGAAGTTTGCTTCTCCATCCACTGCGGCGATGCGATCGCAATCTCCGTCAAATACCAACCCCACCGCTAAACCTGAGGGATTCGTTTCCCGGTGATTTTTGATGAAGGTAAATAGACTAGAAAGGTATTTCGGCAAAGGTTCCGGGGCACCGCCACCAAATAAGGGGTCACGGTTACTGTTGATTTCTTTTACCTCAGCGCCTAGTAGTTTCTCTAGTCCGCTGGCAGCAGCGCCGTGCATCACATCAACAAAGATTGTGAGTTGGCCAGATGCGATCGCATTCTGAATTTTGGCAATATCAACTTTACCTTTTAGCGCGGCTGTATAACTTGGCCAGGGGTCAAACTTCTCTGCTTTGCCTGGTATGGCTGACGGGGACACTCCCATCGACAACAGATTTTCGATTTCTTTGGTAACTTCTGGTGGTACCGATCCGCCAAAAGCACCTTTGACTTTTAAACCTAAATATGAGCCTGGATTATGACTAGCCGTAATTACCAGTGCACCTAAGGCGTTGAGTTCTTTTGCTGCCCAGCTAAAAGCCGGGGTTGGGGCAAAAGTTTCACTCAGTAACACGTCAAAACCAACGGCTGTGACAGCATCGACGACAACACGGGCAAATTCTTCTGCCATAAATCGGCGATCGTAACCGACAATAATTGTCCGGCTACCCACCGTAGAAAAATATGTATTATATAGTACTTGTGCGGCAACCGGCGCGACCAAGGCCAGGCGTTCAAAGGTGAACTCTTCACCTATCACGCCCCGCCAGCCGTCTGTACCGAACTTAATTTCGTTAGCTACAACTGGCATGGAGGTATCCTATTTGTCTATCTGGAGGATTCTAGCATTTATACAATTTTTGATGTAAAAAAAGTATATTTCTAAGGTAGTATTTATACCAAAGTTAGGCATTGTCTTTGAGCTGCTAATGCGATCGCCTGTGGCAAAATCCGATGTTCCTGAAGTTGAATTCTGGCATGGAGTGTTTCGGCTGTGTCATCCGGAAGCACTGGCACCGCCGCTTGCATCAAAATTGGTCCACTGTCCACCTCTAAACAAAGTAGATGCACAGTACAACCAGTGATTTTCACCCCAGATGCCAAGGCTTGTTCGACAGCATGGATACCCTTGAAACTAGGCAACAAGCTGGGATGGATATTGATCATCTGCTCAGGAAAAGCATCAATTAATACTTGTGTTACCAACCGCATCCAGCCAGCCATAATCACAAATTCCACATCATACTGCCGCAACGTCTGCACAATTCGTCGGTCTAAATCTTCCCGGCTTTTGTAGTCACGGTGATTCAACAAAACAGATTCTACACCCCAATTTGCAGCGCGTACCGCTGCCTTAGCCCCTGGGTTATTGTAAACTAAAACTTGAATAGAAGCATTTAGCTGCCCATCTTGGATAGCTTGAGCCACTGCCTCAAAATTGCTCCCATTCCCAGACGCCATAATTCCCAATTTCAAAGGAGCGCTTGGTGTAAATTTTTGGCTAGAGATCATCGGAGAAATTAGACTAACAGAAGCAACATCTATTGTGGAATTCTGACTCATACCAATTTGGAATTTTAGATTTTAAATGTTTGCTTGATTTGAAACCATACAGCCTATCCCAATTCAAAACCATCCACAATTAAGGTTTTAACAAAATTGAGCCTGCTGGACATTGGACTGGTTGTGATTCTTTTGTGGGAAGTTGTGGCTGAACTGGCGGTATAGTTGAGGGTTTTTCAGTTTCACAGATAGCTGAATATGTCAAGGTTTCACCATTAACTTTTCTAAAAAACACAACGCCTGTATAGCTTTTTAGTTCAGGTTTTTTAGCAGCAGCTATGTTAATTACACTTTGGCTTCCCTGGCGTGAGGGTACAACTTGATAGCGGTAAGTTTCACTCTCTGGCTTAATCCCAGCCTGTAGTTGCTTAATTGTGCTAGC includes the following:
- a CDS encoding cupin domain-containing protein codes for the protein MNSDDRGYFLQIAQDGWAEVNYVETLANKIRGKHYHKETSELFFIISGEIKVSVENLSSGQSTVFVAKKGDNFIIEPGEFHTFHTITDSQWIAMLSQKIDPHNPDFHQVKDFITL
- the thiD gene encoding bifunctional hydroxymethylpyrimidine kinase/phosphomethylpyrimidine kinase; this translates as MNANSSSRIPVALTIAGSDSGGGAGIQSDLRTFAFHCVHGTSAITCITAQNTVEVRRVDAMPTEAVVAQIQAVVEDIGVQAVKTGMLLNQEIISAVAQQLEALQIANLVVDPVMVSRTGAQLIDDQAVSTLCHALIPQAAIITPNRYEAEILSGLEIDSLEKMRLAAQIIHQNLGTKAVLVKGGGMQGNLRGVDIWFDGQRWETLTTKQVDTKNTHGTGCTLSAAIAANLALGKDLWSAVQQAKQYVTTALTYSLNIGKGQGPVGHFFPLLQNSAEKDNSL
- a CDS encoding cell division protein ZapB, which gives rise to MRTTTGSVHSHPPTTPGYSPSVPLSVYRELTAELQATQAKSDALTAKNHQLAQENQLLRQEIAKVVESCLQLQKLVDSSAAPVSPPVPRAATQAKSPTKHPANPAPPRQQANRVPPQKSRRDDFVDTSFPIREPVFIEEQEVRYYAVPKPEVKELSGWLLVFTIFFIMVTAFGAGYLVVRPLFANQNN
- a CDS encoding P-II family nitrogen regulator, which gives rise to MKKVEAIIRPFKLDEVKIALVNAGIVGMTVSEVRGFGRQKGQTERYRGSEYTVEFLQKLKVEIVVEDSQVDMVVDKVIAAARTGEIGDGKIFISPVEQVIRIRTGEKNTEAV
- a CDS encoding HigA family addiction module antitoxin; this encodes MARPPIHPGEILADELHELGMSASDLACFLHVPKNRITEIINGKRSITADTALRLGRWFGTGAELWMNLQKNYHLRLVEQKIGKEIKLTISPRLSTQNIQVTA
- a CDS encoding type II toxin-antitoxin system VapC family toxin, which translates into the protein MYLLDTNICIALLKENPQAVNRFNRYFSQCYLSTIIVAELYKGVYFSQQVTKNLETLGQFTDLLPIETFDVDAAIEFGKIQGELKKIGKPTGELDALIAAVARSRNDILVTNNIKDFTNIPNLQLENWLENSI
- a CDS encoding DUF3800 domain-containing protein, coding for MTLYFYADETKFYLDNHDGTTTNAYGYGVLITRYSVEDTSVIIEALNNLRQDPDINKPEFIISDKRTLDRAYFHASDDSQNAHSHLCTAIREYIQGKFRYDYDDKNKYEDILTLSCLEFTCRNEPIVLVVEQRIDFQQPDADKWKEDAYRDIEKSLVKLPDSPAYFPEIKVEIKKKENAGLQVTDFILWAINRTKKKKPDTKWYDRLKFVSSSSFQIENNLFTGGEYILKQDLYENISYFRYPQSCFPLKDLPNNFLDLVDLYLFIEQQLLKIHCGVIPNHVLHLQDKLTKAVKNFNFTDKGQLNNTKIIQKIASIYIRLFDTFPLYQNLLEDDSSQWSKFLLSRKFASKLLFQEDSNVQIFCHQLVEYKLRNSSRG
- the rdgB gene encoding RdgB/HAM1 family non-canonical purine NTP pyrophosphatase, encoding MTKLLVVATGNPGKLREMQAYLADSGWELTLKPEELDVEETGETFAANACLKASEIAKATGNWAIADDSGLQVDALNGAPGVYSARYGNTDAERIARLLRELGDGVNRQAQFACAIAIANPDGAIALQSEGVCRGEILTATRGDGGFGYDPIFYVPEKQLTFAQMTPEEKKSISHRGKALKALIPQLAKVLS
- a CDS encoding phosphoglucomutase/phosphomannomutase family protein, coding for MPVVANEIKFGTDGWRGVIGEEFTFERLALVAPVAAQVLYNTYFSTVGSRTIIVGYDRRFMAEEFARVVVDAVTAVGFDVLLSETFAPTPAFSWAAKELNALGALVITASHNPGSYLGLKVKGAFGGSVPPEVTKEIENLLSMGVSPSAIPGKAEKFDPWPSYTAALKGKVDIAKIQNAIASGQLTIFVDVMHGAAASGLEKLLGAEVKEINSNRDPLFGGGAPEPLPKYLSSLFTFIKNHRETNPSGLAVGLVFDGDCDRIAAVDGEANFLSSQILIPILIDHLTLRRSFSGEIVKTVSGSDLIPLVAKHHHLSVFETAVGYKYIADRMLAADVLLGGEESGGIGYGSHIPERDALLSALYVLEAVVESGLDLGDYYRYLQKQVNFTSAYDRIDLPLASMSVRQRLLQQLQTQPLTEIAGKAVIGCQTIDGYKFRLADQSWLMIRFSGTEPVLRLYCEAPTLEQVHQTLAWAKTWAE
- the purN gene encoding phosphoribosylglycinamide formyltransferase, yielding MSQNSTIDVASVSLISPMISSQKFTPSAPLKLGIMASGNGSNFEAVAQAIQDGQLNASIQVLVYNNPGAKAAVRAANWGVESVLLNHRDYKSREDLDRRIVQTLRQYDVEFVIMAGWMRLVTQVLIDAFPEQMINIHPSLLPSFKGIHAVEQALASGVKITGCTVHLLCLEVDSGPILMQAAVPVLPDDTAETLHARIQLQEHRILPQAIALAAQRQCLTLV